GGATAGTCTTTTCCCAACTCCCTTCTTGCAGCTTCTTCGTAATTGGACGATAAATACCTTAGGAATAAAAAAGATAGCATGTAATCACGAAAGTCATCCGCATTCATTGCACCACGCAAATCATCTGCTATAGCCCAAAGGGTTTTACCTAGTTGTTGTTGTGTCATTTATCATTTTTTTGGTTTCTTCCTCAAATATTTCTGGAAAATGAAACTCATATTTGGTGAGAAATCCATTTAAAATTCGTTTAAAAAGTTCTTTGTTGTCGTCACCCATTTCCACCGGATCAAAAACTGAGTATTTGCCATGGCTAAATAGTTGTAATGCTCTTTCAAAAAGCACTTCATCTTCTGCCTTCAGACTTCCTATACATTTATCAATACTATCATACCCAAAGAAAGTTGCAGTTTTTTCCAATATACTTCTTAGAGAATTAAAATGATAAGTATAAATCCTATTTAATTCAACGACTTGCTTTAGTTCACTTAATATTGCAATATGGTGAAAAAACGGCGTATCGCTAGTATCCTGTAAAGCATATCCAGTAGATCGCTTGCCATGCAGAAAATAACGTTTATTCTTTCCACTTCTGCCGAACTCATTGAATATTACATTAAAGAACAAACTATGATGTGTAGAAATTACTGTTTTAATATGATTATCTTCCCTGGTCAATAAATTCGATAGATCACAGGCTACGGCAATAACATTATTTTCGTCGAGGGACGATATCGGATCATCAATGTAAATGTACTTTACCCAACTATATGCGGGGTCTTTATCGATTGCCAATTGGCAAATAGCTAGAAAAAAACACCAGATAAAGAGATTCTCCTCTCCTCTCGAAATCTTTATATTTTCTATACGTTGCTCATGACC
The genomic region above belongs to Chitinophaga sp. 180180018-3 and contains:
- a CDS encoding AAA family ATPase, with amino-acid sequence MKPVIKFNNLTEVAQHLRKDLTGDHRKLKEFILLFAHNGTGKTRLSMEFKQAGKEFDASGNVIARDTLYFNAFTEDLFSWNNDLENDTNRFLKLNSESVFFEGLRELDLDVKIEAFFNNYVDLKFDINYEISTVTFSRSIIVDGHEQRIENIKISRGEENLFIWCFFLAICQLAIDKDPAYSWVKYIYIDDPISSLDENNVIAVACDLSNLLTREDNHIKTVISTHHSLFFNVIFNEFGRSGKNKRYFLHGKRSTGYALQDTSDTPFFHHIAILSELKQVVELNRIYTYHFNSLRSILEKTATFFGYDSIDKCIGSLKAEDEVLFERALQLFSHGKYSVFDPVEMGDDNKELFKRILNGFLTKYEFHFPEIFEEETKKMINDTTTTR